DNA from Clupea harengus chromosome 2, Ch_v2.0.2, whole genome shotgun sequence:
tgttttgtagcCTACATGTGCTCATGTTCTCATTTTCTGTGTAGATTATAGCAGATTTAAGTCTGTATATCCTACTTAGATaccaaaagtaaaagtataaacTCTCTTATGATTTAGACGAATAATATACCTGTTGAGATTAGTAATGATATTTCATTATGGtcaacaaaagataaaacaatagtTCTGCGCTGTATTAAGTTATGATTTCTAATAACATAAgttcacattaaacataatttacagcatATGCATTAATTACTTTGGCAAGTTTGCTGTgatataagcgggataatggaCTGGGAGCAAGTGAGTTATGGACAATAACCGCACTTCAGGGGGGTAAACGGTAGCATCCCCCTGTCGAACGGTTATTTTCTTATAACTgacttgctcccagtgcattattccttacataggttacatcaatgtatggaaaatgtagtggagcagtattaagcaaaaagtatgtataaaaaaacaatcaagtaaagtacagatactcagAAATAATACTTGAGTACAGTAAGAAAGTATTTCTACTCAAGGACCAATACACCCCGGTGGATAGGTATGGTTTGTGTTCtgcggggtgggggtaggtgggcaccagagagtcactgttgcccaggggcaccatgaAGTCTTAATACGGCCATGGTCGAGGTTAGTAGGCTaatttgtttattatatgtagggtgaccatagttgagtttgtgaaaaagaggacacttcagcggcgGCGTTGGATGGGAAGTGTAAGCAGAAAGGGCAAACACTGTGAGAAAAACAACAAGCGACCCTGAAAACACGCCTATTCAAATAAACGAaagtttttggaacattcttaACAGCCGTATAATACACTGATTTAACCGCACAAGATGGAAGGAAACCTGTCCAAATATGCCCTCATCTTCCTCGTCCTTGCGCTGTCAGGAGTCATCTTCCTCTTGCAGAACATTCACACTCTGGAGGTCAGTAATGTTACTGTTACTCATAAAACTGAACTTGTTACTTGTTACTCTTCCAGCTCCAGAGCAGCATCAGTTCCGTCTTCAAGCCCTCTGGACCCTTCCTGCCTCGCAGCTACTGTCCCAACCTGGGCCAGGAGGCGTCCCGAGTGGAGGCCCATGAGGAGCGCTACCTCCTGGAGTCCATTTCTTGGCCTGCGCTGGGGGTGCCGGTCCGCCAGAGCAGCGACCCGGCTCGCAGTTATTTTGTGATCCAGCCGCCCACCAACATCTCGGGCCAAGCCACGTGGCGGGTGGGCGGCAAGCTGGAAGTGCTGGTCCACATACAGAACTTCCTGGGCCAGCCCAAGAGGTATGGCGGGGACTTCCTGCTGGCCCGGATTCGTTCCCCAGAGATTGGTGCCGGTGCATCGGGCCGGGTCGTGGACCGGCAGGATGGCCTGTACGCGGTGGAGCTCCCGCTGCTGTGGGCGGGGGCCGCGCAGGTGGAGGTGAAGCTGGTGCACTCAAGCGAGGCGGTGGCCGTGCTGCGGCGCTTGAGGGAGGAGCGGCCGGACCGCGTTTTCTTTAAGAGCCTCTTCCGCTCCGGCTTCCTGTCCGAGACCACCGTCTGCAACCTGTGCCTGCCCACCGGACCCCGTCAGCCGGCACTGTGCAACTACACAGATCCGCACACAGGTGAGCCCTGGTACTGCTACAAACCCAGGATGCTGGACTGCGACACGCGCATCAACCATGCCAAAGGGGGACTACAAGAAACACCTGCTCACCCCCACAGAGTCAATGCTGTTCTTGAGGTATGGGCATATATGGGTACCTCCATCCTCCACTCTTTATTCTGAGCTGAGTCTTACAGTCAGACCTTTGGTTTCAGTGTATGAACCAAACTAGAAATATTATTCTGTCTGCCACAAATTCATTGTTACAATAGGTCACTGACTAATGCGCTTGTTAATATTGTGAAGCAGAAATAAAAGCACTGTCTAATCACTATCCGACATGTTCAAATTATGGCAGTAAAACTGGGTGATGGGACAATCCATATAACAATCCAGCCATCAGCTGATTTTGAGTACATTAATATGTGATGAATTAATGTGAAACTCGATATAGTCTTATTTTACTAAGGATATCAACCTTCTGTACTTTGGCCATTAGTGCCAATATTAGATAAGTGCATCTAGTGGACAGTTCTGAGGAACAAAGATAAATACTGAGTGACTTTTATTTGCCAGTGTCACCTTTGGCTAACCAATGCGCAGTCTATTCACCACTGTGGGACAGGGACCTGGGGGAAAGATAAGATGATTTTCTCTCATCTTTTGTCACAGCTCTACCATCAAAGCTCCAGTCCAAGCCC
Protein-coding regions in this window:
- the LOC116222903 gene encoding LOW QUALITY PROTEIN: NXPE family member 3-like (The sequence of the model RefSeq protein was modified relative to this genomic sequence to represent the inferred CDS: inserted 1 base in 1 codon; substituted 1 base at 1 genomic stop codon), with translation MEGNLSKYALIFLVLALSGVIFLLQNIHTLELQSSISSVFKPSGPFLPRSYCPNLGQEASRVEAHEERYLLESISWPALGVPVRQSSDPARSYFVIQPPTNISGQATWRVGGKLEVLVHIQNFLGQPKRYGGDFLLARIRSPEIGAGASGRVVDRQDGLYAVELPLLWAGAAQVEVKLVHSSEAVAVLRRLREERPDRVFFKSLFRSGFLSETTVCNLCLPTGPRQPALCNYTDPHTGEPWYCYKPRMLDCDTRINHAKGGLQETPAHPHRVNAVLELYHQSSSPSPRNGQHNYFARSERDQAKFLPSGYYYQGSWRPLAGIPIQQFNDSSAITQCLHGKLFYMYGDSTVRQWFEYLNAFVPELKEFNLHSPKNVGPFMAVDSVHNILLKYRCHGPPIRFSTVSSSELRYVANELDGLPGGHDTIVALSIXSHFSTFPVEXLRHIRRALARLLDQAPGTLVVVRRANPQKLDPDYSLYNSDWFSVQLDSVLRAMFRSLRGVVLLDAWDMTLAHPTQPHLLHPPPDIVKNMIDLILSHICPAKQEPLKSRKIIFI